Proteins from a single region of Streptococcus mitis:
- a CDS encoding McrC family protein — protein MMRITDNQHKIVKEEFVEEYPKLSNLLLDRTLESLFQDERIFIFPNDLKNSPDLEKDQKIFETVNKEVKTGNVIGFLGCGQERLTISSRFSDESNDHFLHYLLHKVLHINLTSLDVALSREERLYQLLMYLFPKYLQAAIKKGFYKEYHRFSYNDSNVKGVIDVRNHLKKNLPFTGNIAYTTREFTYDNPLMQLVRHTIEYIKNQKSIGQGVLDNLFASRENVAEIVRVTPSYKLADRVKIIRGNQSKPIRHAYFHEYRKLQELCLMILNQEKHGLGYQDQKIHGILFDVAWLWEEYVHTLLPKDFIHPRNKDKTDGISVFSSRERKVFPDFYQEELKIVLDAKYKKLELTEKGINREDLFQLISYSYILKAEKAGLVFPSEDKVVDNEIGKLAGYGALLKKWSIQIPRESSSYREFCEMMENSEEAFKRNITKEVERK, from the coding sequence ATGATGCGGATCACTGATAATCAACACAAGATTGTTAAAGAAGAATTTGTTGAAGAATATCCTAAACTAAGCAATCTTCTTTTAGACAGAACCTTGGAAAGTCTATTCCAAGATGAACGTATTTTTATTTTTCCAAATGATTTGAAGAATTCTCCTGACTTAGAAAAGGACCAAAAAATCTTTGAAACAGTTAATAAGGAAGTCAAGACAGGAAATGTAATTGGTTTTCTGGGGTGTGGTCAGGAAAGATTAACGATTTCCTCTCGCTTTTCTGATGAGAGTAATGACCATTTTTTGCATTATCTCTTACACAAGGTTCTTCATATCAATCTCACTAGTTTAGATGTTGCTTTGTCTCGTGAAGAGAGGCTTTATCAACTTTTGATGTATCTCTTCCCCAAGTATCTACAAGCAGCTATTAAAAAAGGTTTTTATAAGGAATACCATCGATTTTCTTATAACGACAGTAATGTTAAGGGAGTGATTGATGTAAGAAACCATCTCAAGAAAAATCTTCCTTTCACGGGAAATATTGCCTACACAACGAGAGAGTTCACCTATGATAATCCCCTCATGCAGTTGGTCCGTCACACTATTGAATACATTAAGAACCAGAAAAGCATTGGTCAAGGGGTTCTTGATAATCTCTTTGCTAGTCGTGAAAATGTAGCAGAAATCGTGCGGGTAACTCCTTCTTATAAACTAGCTGATCGTGTTAAGATTATTCGGGGAAATCAATCTAAACCTATACGTCATGCATACTTTCACGAGTACAGAAAGTTACAAGAACTTTGTCTGATGATTCTAAACCAAGAAAAGCACGGTTTAGGGTATCAAGATCAAAAAATTCATGGTATTCTTTTTGATGTTGCCTGGCTTTGGGAAGAGTATGTTCATACTTTGTTGCCAAAAGATTTCATCCATCCACGAAATAAAGATAAGACGGACGGAATTTCAGTATTTTCTAGTCGAGAAAGAAAAGTATTTCCAGATTTTTATCAAGAAGAGCTTAAAATAGTATTAGATGCTAAGTATAAAAAACTGGAATTGACTGAAAAAGGAATCAACCGTGAGGACTTATTCCAGCTGATTTCCTATTCTTATATTTTGAAAGCTGAGAAGGCTGGTCTTGTTTTTCCGAGCGAGGACAAAGTTGTTGATAATGAGATAGGAAAGCTAGCAGGTTATGGAGCTTTGTTAAAGAAATGGTCTATCCAAATTCCTAGAGAGTCTTCATCCTATCGTGAATTTTGTGAAATGATGGAAAACTCTGAAGAAGCTTTTAAAAGGAATATTACTAAAGAAGTGGAGAGAAAATAA
- a CDS encoding McrB family protein: protein MVSKQTFIDRIKKEFPDAIENQTKSYISFQVKNRKGKLQNFIEINFQNKGIKIAVLSKSLHNSDILLFNKKPDSFGWTLDAEYFIEDENSLNEILHFINKSYEFVKSGIKSECYKVFKEFLSKFVNQANIYNSKDIEIKRSQKLDGAEHIYPALTIEGIPYKVEMLNTGHFGPKSGNGYIKSPYFGYRLSDMDNSWINIRCGFQKFKLTEFKIVKWYSNNRDEDLDYKYFVKDLELESTAEPNDILKEFYDNFTSFYRESEKEEINMSENINEYKNILLQSKNLILRGAPGTGKTYLAKEIAKELTDGNEDQIGFVQFHPSYDYTDFVEGLRPVSNGDGAIEFKLQDGIFKKFCQKAKEAQKIGGQDNFDEAWDLYLEYVNSRDEKEYLTEFSYLTVNSRNNFNINYETKAQGTVLTKFYVYELYKDENYLKQPYYRNQGKKVLETLKKRFGLKDYISPTEIKTDKNFVFIIDEINRGEISKIFGELFFSIDPGYRGEKGSVSTQYANLHETDEKFYIPENVYIIGTMNDIDRSVDTFDFAMRRRFRFVEVTAESQLGMLDPALGNKAEEAKKRLRNLNVAIENVQELNSHYHIGPSYLRNLKELDYDYELLWSDYLKPLLEDYVRGSYEEAETLEILKKSFDLTKNEQKDQAVADDNEGDENDDADH from the coding sequence ATGGTTTCAAAACAAACTTTCATTGACAGGATAAAAAAAGAATTCCCAGATGCAATTGAAAATCAAACAAAAAGTTATATTTCTTTTCAGGTTAAAAATAGGAAAGGGAAGTTACAAAATTTTATAGAGATTAATTTTCAAAATAAAGGAATAAAGATTGCCGTTCTCTCTAAGAGTCTTCATAATTCAGATATTTTGTTGTTTAATAAGAAGCCTGATTCATTCGGTTGGACACTTGATGCTGAGTATTTTATTGAGGATGAAAATTCATTAAATGAGATTTTACATTTTATAAATAAATCTTATGAATTTGTAAAAAGTGGAATTAAATCAGAGTGTTATAAAGTCTTCAAAGAATTTTTGTCTAAATTTGTGAATCAAGCAAATATCTATAATTCAAAAGATATAGAAATTAAACGTTCTCAAAAATTAGATGGAGCTGAACATATTTACCCTGCTCTGACTATTGAGGGTATTCCGTACAAAGTTGAAATGCTTAACACAGGTCATTTTGGTCCAAAGAGTGGTAATGGATATATTAAATCACCTTACTTTGGTTATCGGCTGAGTGACATGGATAACTCATGGATAAATATAAGGTGTGGTTTTCAGAAATTTAAACTCACAGAATTTAAAATAGTAAAATGGTATAGTAATAATCGAGATGAAGATTTAGATTATAAATACTTTGTCAAGGACTTAGAGTTGGAATCAACTGCTGAACCTAACGATATTTTAAAAGAGTTTTATGATAATTTCACTAGTTTTTATAGAGAATCAGAAAAGGAAGAGATAAACATGTCAGAAAATATCAACGAGTATAAGAATATCTTATTACAATCAAAAAACCTCATCCTCCGTGGTGCTCCTGGTACAGGAAAAACTTATCTTGCTAAAGAAATTGCTAAAGAATTAACGGATGGCAACGAAGATCAAATAGGCTTTGTACAGTTTCACCCATCTTATGATTATACGGATTTTGTTGAGGGTTTAAGACCGGTATCAAATGGGGATGGAGCTATTGAGTTTAAATTACAAGATGGTATTTTTAAGAAATTTTGTCAGAAGGCTAAAGAAGCTCAGAAGATTGGAGGACAAGATAATTTTGATGAAGCTTGGGATCTTTATCTTGAGTATGTAAATAGTAGAGATGAAAAAGAATATTTGACAGAATTTTCCTACCTAACAGTAAATAGTCGAAATAATTTTAATATCAATTATGAAACTAAAGCCCAAGGAACTGTCTTAACAAAATTTTATGTTTATGAACTTTATAAGGATGAAAACTATCTGAAACAGCCCTATTATCGTAACCAAGGAAAAAAAGTCCTTGAAACTTTAAAGAAAAGATTTGGTTTGAAAGACTATATCTCTCCAACAGAGATCAAGACAGACAAGAATTTTGTCTTCATCATTGATGAGATCAATCGAGGTGAGATTTCTAAGATTTTTGGAGAACTATTTTTCTCAATTGATCCTGGCTATCGTGGTGAGAAAGGAAGTGTTTCTACCCAGTATGCTAATTTACATGAGACTGATGAGAAATTTTATATCCCTGAAAATGTCTATATCATCGGAACTATGAATGATATTGACCGCTCAGTGGATACCTTTGATTTTGCTATGCGTCGTCGTTTCCGTTTTGTTGAAGTTACTGCTGAAAGCCAATTAGGTATGCTTGATCCTGCTCTTGGTAATAAAGCTGAAGAAGCGAAAAAACGTCTAAGAAACTTGAATGTTGCTATCGAAAACGTTCAGGAATTAAATAGCCATTATCATATCGGACCAAGTTATTTACGTAATTTAAAAGAATTGGATTATGATTATGAATTACTCTGGTCTGATTATCTCAAGCCACTTTTGGAAGATTATGTACGTGGTTCTTATGAAGAAGCAGAAACTCTTGAAATATTGAAGAAGTCATTTGATCTGACAAAGAATGAGCAAAAAGATCAGGCAGTAGCTGATGACAATGAAGGCGATGAAAACGATGATGCGGATCACTGA
- a CDS encoding L-threonylcarbamoyladenylate synthase — MTKHIQWNGTLSQEGYDILKGEGGCIVCPTKVGYIIMTSDKAGLERKFAAKERNRNKPGVVLCGSMDELRALAQLNPEIEAFYQKHWDEDILLGCILPWKPEAFERLKAYGDGREELMTDVRGTSCFVIKFGKAGEQLAAKLWEEGKMVYASSANPSGKGNRGKVEGIGERIEGAVDLVIEADDYVASIQPDKTIETRYEQGVMVSMVDKDGKLIPEQGGARSTSPAPVVIRKGLDIDKIMMHLSDTFNSWDYRQGEYY, encoded by the coding sequence ATGACAAAACACATTCAATGGAACGGAACACTTTCACAAGAAGGCTATGACATTTTAAAAGGTGAGGGCGGATGTATCGTTTGTCCTACAAAAGTTGGCTACATCATCATGACTAGTGACAAGGCTGGTCTTGAACGCAAGTTCGCAGCCAAAGAACGTAACCGTAATAAACCAGGTGTTGTACTTTGTGGTAGCATGGACGAGCTTCGCGCTTTAGCACAACTCAACCCAGAAATTGAAGCCTTTTACCAAAAACATTGGGACGAAGACATTCTCCTTGGTTGTATTCTTCCTTGGAAACCAGAAGCTTTTGAAAGACTCAAAGCATACGGTGATGGCCGTGAAGAACTGATGACTGACGTCCGTGGTACTAGCTGTTTTGTTATCAAGTTTGGGAAAGCTGGTGAACAATTGGCTGCCAAACTTTGGGAAGAAGGCAAGATGGTTTATGCCTCATCTGCAAATCCATCTGGAAAAGGAAACCGTGGTAAGGTAGAAGGTATCGGAGAACGTATCGAAGGAGCAGTGGACCTTGTCATCGAGGCAGACGACTACGTGGCATCTATCCAGCCTGACAAAACGATTGAAACTCGCTACGAGCAAGGTGTGATGGTGTCTATGGTCGATAAAGATGGTAAACTCATCCCAGAACAAGGAGGAGCACGCTCAACTTCACCAGCTCCAGTTGTAATCCGCAAAGGGCTTGATATTGATAAGATTATGATGCACCTGTCAGACACCTTTAACTCATGGGACTACCGTCAGGGTGAGTATTATTAA
- the leuD gene encoding 3-isopropylmalate dehydratase small subunit produces the protein MEKFTVYTGTTVPLMNDNIDTDQILPKQFLKLIDKKGFGKYLMYAWRYLDEKYTEDPDFVFNRPEYRKASILISGDNFGAGSSREHAAWALSDYGFKVVIAGSFGDIHYNNELNNGMLPIVQPREVREKLAQLQPSDQVTVDLEQQKIISPVGEFTFEIDSEWKHKLLNGLDDIGITLQYEDLIAAYEKQRPVYWQD, from the coding sequence ATGGAGAAATTCACAGTTTATACGGGAACGACCGTTCCTCTCATGAATGATAACATCGATACCGACCAAATCCTTCCCAAGCAGTTTCTCAAGTTAATTGATAAAAAAGGCTTTGGTAAGTACCTCATGTATGCTTGGCGTTATCTGGACGAGAAGTATACTGAGGATCCTGACTTTGTCTTTAACCGACCTGAATATCGGAAAGCTAGTATTCTCATCTCAGGGGATAACTTTGGCGCAGGTTCTTCGAGGGAACACGCAGCTTGGGCTCTATCTGACTATGGTTTTAAAGTCGTAATTGCAGGGTCTTTTGGAGATATTCATTACAATAATGAACTCAATAATGGTATGTTGCCTATTGTTCAGCCCAGAGAGGTTCGAGAGAAACTAGCCCAGCTACAACCAAGTGACCAGGTAACTGTAGACTTGGAACAACAAAAAATCATCTCACCAGTTGGAGAATTCACTTTTGAAATCGATAGCGAATGGAAACATAAGCTCTTAAATGGTTTGGATGATATCGGTATTACTTTGCAGTATGAAGACTTGATTGCTGCTTATGAAAAACAACGACCAGTCTACTGGCAGGATTAG
- the leuC gene encoding 3-isopropylmalate dehydratase large subunit: MAGKSIFDKLWDRHVITGEKGQPQLMYVDQHYIHEVTSPQAFQGLRDAGRRLRRPDLTFGTFDHNVPTVNIYDIRDVISKAQIDKLAENVEEFGIEHAAHGSEKQGIVHMVGPETGRTQPGKFIVCGDSHTATHGAFGAIAFGIGTSEVEHVFATQTLWQVKPKKMLVEFTGVPQKGVYSKDYILALIAKYGVACGVGYVVEYRGQAIDELSMEERMTICNMSIEFGSKMGIMNPDQTTYDYLKGRECVPEDFEEAVADWKTIVSDDNAVYDKVIQMDISDLAPMVTWGTNPAMGVDFDSSFPEIKDMNDERAYNYMDLEPGQKPADIELGYIFIGSCTNARLSDLQLAARFVKGKKIAPNLTAIVVPGSRPVKRAAEKLGLDKVFLDAGFEWRDPGCSMCLGMNPDKVPDGVHCASTSNRNFEDRQGFGAKTHLCSPAMAAAAAIAGRFVDVRQMPEAQ; encoded by the coding sequence ATGGCAGGAAAATCGATTTTTGATAAATTATGGGACCGTCATGTCATCACAGGAGAAAAGGGGCAGCCCCAACTCATGTATGTGGACCAGCACTATATTCATGAAGTGACCAGCCCTCAAGCCTTTCAAGGTTTGCGAGATGCAGGTCGCAGATTGAGACGACCAGACTTGACATTTGGAACTTTTGACCACAATGTCCCGACGGTCAATATCTACGATATTCGAGATGTCATTTCTAAGGCACAAATTGATAAGCTGGCTGAAAATGTTGAGGAGTTTGGGATTGAACATGCTGCCCACGGTTCCGAAAAGCAAGGAATCGTTCACATGGTTGGTCCAGAGACAGGACGGACCCAACCAGGAAAATTCATCGTCTGTGGAGACAGCCATACGGCAACCCACGGGGCTTTCGGAGCGATCGCTTTTGGGATTGGGACTAGTGAGGTTGAGCATGTCTTCGCTACCCAGACACTCTGGCAGGTTAAACCCAAGAAAATGCTGGTAGAATTCACTGGTGTTCCTCAAAAAGGAGTTTATTCTAAGGATTACATTCTCGCCCTGATTGCCAAGTACGGCGTTGCCTGTGGAGTTGGCTATGTGGTGGAATATCGTGGACAAGCTATTGATGAACTGAGTATGGAAGAACGAATGACCATCTGCAATATGTCCATCGAGTTTGGCTCTAAGATGGGAATCATGAATCCGGACCAAACCACCTATGATTATCTCAAGGGACGGGAATGTGTTCCAGAGGACTTTGAAGAGGCTGTGGCGGATTGGAAAACAATTGTCAGTGATGATAATGCTGTTTACGATAAGGTTATCCAGATGGATATCTCAGACCTTGCTCCTATGGTTACCTGGGGAACCAACCCTGCTATGGGGGTTGACTTTGACAGTAGTTTCCCAGAAATTAAGGATATGAATGATGAGCGAGCCTACAATTACATGGACTTGGAGCCTGGTCAAAAGCCAGCGGATATTGAACTAGGATATATCTTTATAGGTTCATGTACCAATGCTCGACTCAGTGATTTGCAACTGGCTGCTCGATTTGTCAAAGGAAAGAAGATTGCTCCTAACTTAACGGCTATCGTAGTCCCAGGCTCTCGTCCTGTCAAACGAGCTGCGGAGAAGTTGGGTTTGGACAAGGTCTTTCTGGATGCTGGATTTGAGTGGAGAGACCCGGGTTGCTCCATGTGCCTAGGGATGAATCCGGACAAGGTCCCTGATGGTGTTCACTGTGCCTCAACAAGCAATCGCAACTTTGAAGACAGACAGGGATTTGGTGCTAAGACCCACCTCTGTAGTCCAGCTATGGCAGCTGCGGCAGCTATTGCAGGGCGCTTTGTAGATGTTCGACAAATGCCAGAAGCCCAGTAA
- a CDS encoding DUF1294 domain-containing protein, with protein sequence MKLDEKITLVLLIWNVMVFLIYGIDKSKARRRAWRIPEKILLILAFTCGGFGAWLAGIIFHHKTRKWYFKTVWFLGMATTLVALYFIWR encoded by the coding sequence ATGAAGTTAGACGAAAAAATTACTCTAGTCCTTTTGATTTGGAATGTCATGGTTTTCTTGATTTATGGTATTGACAAATCCAAGGCAAGGAGAAGAGCTTGGCGCATCCCAGAGAAAATCTTACTCATTTTAGCCTTTACTTGTGGTGGTTTTGGTGCCTGGTTAGCAGGAATCATCTTTCATCACAAGACTCGAAAATGGTATTTTAAAACAGTTTGGTTTCTCGGGATGGCGACCACACTAGTAGCCTTATATTTTATTTGGAGGTAA
- the leuB gene encoding 3-isopropylmalate dehydrogenase has product MTKKIVALAGDGIGPEIMEASLEVLEALAEKTGFDYEIDRRPFGGAGIDAAGHPLPDETLKVCREADAILLAAIGSPQYDGAAVRPEQGLLALRKELNLYANIRPVKIFDSLKHLSPLKPERIAGVDFVVVRELTGGIYFGDHILEERKARDINDYSYEEVERIVRKSFEIARSRRKIVTSIDKQNVLATSKLWRKVAEEVAQDFPDVTLEHQLVDSAAMLMITNPAKFDVIVTENLFGDILSDESSVLSGTLGVMPSASHSENGPSLYEPIHGSAPDIAGLEIANPISMILSVAMMLRDSFGRYEDAERIERAVDASLAAGILTRDIGGQASTKEMTEAIIARL; this is encoded by the coding sequence ATGACAAAGAAAATAGTAGCTCTAGCAGGGGACGGAATCGGCCCAGAAATCATGGAGGCTAGTTTAGAGGTTCTGGAAGCTCTAGCTGAAAAAACAGGTTTTGATTATGAGATTGATAGAAGACCTTTTGGAGGTGCAGGTATCGATGCTGCAGGGCATCCTTTACCTGATGAAACCCTCAAGGTATGTCGTGAAGCAGATGCCATTCTACTAGCGGCTATCGGAAGTCCTCAGTATGATGGAGCAGCGGTTAGGCCTGAACAAGGCTTGCTAGCTCTTCGTAAGGAACTCAATCTTTATGCCAATATTCGGCCTGTAAAAATCTTTGACAGTCTTAAGCATTTGTCACCTCTCAAACCAGAACGAATTGCTGGTGTGGACTTTGTCGTGGTGCGGGAGTTGACAGGTGGGATTTACTTTGGAGATCATATCCTTGAAGAGCGCAAAGCGCGTGATATCAACGACTATAGCTATGAGGAAGTGGAGCGGATTGTTCGCAAATCCTTTGAAATCGCAAGAAGTCGGAGAAAAATCGTTACTAGTATCGATAAGCAAAATGTTCTAGCGACCTCAAAACTCTGGCGGAAAGTAGCTGAGGAAGTCGCACAGGATTTCCCAGATGTGACCTTGGAACACCAGTTGGTGGACTCAGCTGCCATGCTTATGATTACCAATCCTGCTAAGTTTGATGTCATCGTGACAGAAAATCTTTTCGGAGATATTCTCTCTGATGAATCAAGCGTTCTATCTGGCACACTTGGAGTTATGCCATCAGCCAGTCATTCTGAAAATGGACCAAGTCTCTATGAACCCATTCATGGTTCGGCGCCTGATATCGCAGGCCTAGAAATCGCCAATCCTATTTCTATGATTTTATCAGTTGCCATGATGTTGAGAGATAGTTTCGGACGTTATGAGGATGCGGAGCGTATCGAGCGTGCTGTTGATGCAAGTTTAGCAGCTGGAATTTTAACGAGAGATATAGGAGGACAGGCTTCGACCAAGGAAATGACAGAAGCTATTATTGCAAGGTTATGA
- a CDS encoding 2-isopropylmalate synthase, protein MRTVEFLDTSLRDGEQTPGVNFSIKEKIAIARQLEKWGISAIEAGFPAASPDSFTAVQEIAKVLKKTAVTGLARSVKSDIDACYDALKDAKYPQVHVFIATSPIHRKYKLNKSKEEILEAISEHVSYARSKFEVVEFSPEDATRTELDFLLQVVQTAVDAGATYINIPDTVGFTTPEEYGAIFKYLIENVKTDRQIIYSPHCHDDLGMAVANSLSAVKNGAGRVEGTINGIGERAGNAALEEIAVALNIRQDYYQAETSIVLNETINTSEMVSRFSGIPVPKNKAVVGGNAFSHESGIHQDGVLKNPLTYEIITPELVGVKSNSLPLGKLSGRHAFVEKLRELALDFSEEDIKPLFAKFKALADKKQEITDADIRALVAGTMVENPEGFHFDDLQLQTHADNDIEALVSLANMDGEKVEFNATGQGSVEAIFNAIDKFFNQSVRLVSYTIDAVTDGIDAQARVLVTVENRDTETIFNAAGLDFDVLKASAIAYINANAFVQKENAGEMGRSVSYRDMPSV, encoded by the coding sequence ATGAGAACAGTTGAATTTCTAGATACCAGCCTTCGGGATGGAGAACAGACACCTGGCGTTAATTTTTCAATCAAGGAAAAAATTGCCATAGCAAGACAGCTGGAGAAATGGGGCATTTCAGCAATTGAAGCTGGTTTTCCAGCGGCGAGTCCTGATTCATTTACAGCAGTGCAGGAGATTGCCAAAGTCTTGAAGAAAACAGCGGTAACTGGTCTGGCTCGCTCTGTCAAGTCTGATATTGATGCTTGTTATGATGCTCTCAAGGACGCCAAGTATCCACAGGTTCACGTCTTTATCGCTACCAGTCCGATTCATCGTAAGTATAAGCTCAATAAGAGCAAGGAAGAGATTTTGGAGGCAATTAGTGAGCATGTCTCTTATGCCCGTTCTAAGTTTGAAGTGGTCGAATTCTCTCCTGAGGATGCGACTAGAACAGAGTTGGATTTCCTCTTGCAAGTTGTTCAAACAGCGGTTGATGCAGGTGCGACTTATATCAATATCCCTGATACGGTAGGATTTACCACTCCAGAAGAGTACGGAGCCATCTTCAAATACCTGATTGAGAATGTCAAGACGGATCGTCAGATTATCTATTCACCACACTGTCATGATGACCTCGGAATGGCAGTGGCTAACAGCCTTTCTGCTGTCAAGAACGGGGCAGGACGAGTCGAAGGAACCATCAATGGTATTGGTGAGCGAGCTGGAAATGCTGCTTTGGAAGAAATAGCAGTGGCGCTCAATATTCGCCAAGATTACTACCAAGCAGAAACTAGTATTGTTTTAAATGAAACCATCAATACGTCAGAAATGGTTTCTCGCTTCTCAGGTATCCCAGTTCCTAAAAACAAGGCCGTTGTTGGTGGCAATGCCTTCTCTCACGAATCTGGTATTCACCAAGATGGAGTCCTTAAAAATCCTCTTACCTATGAAATCATCACTCCTGAATTAGTCGGTGTTAAGAGTAATAGTCTTCCACTTGGAAAATTGTCTGGTCGCCATGCCTTTGTTGAAAAACTAAGAGAATTGGCCCTAGACTTTTCAGAAGAGGATATCAAACCACTCTTTGCTAAGTTCAAGGCGCTGGCTGATAAAAAGCAAGAAATCACAGATGCAGATATTCGTGCTCTGGTAGCTGGAACCATGGTTGAAAATCCAGAAGGCTTCCATTTTGATGATTTACAACTGCAAACCCATGCAGATAATGACATTGAAGCACTCGTTAGCCTAGCCAATATGGATGGTGAGAAAGTCGAATTTAATGCGACAGGACAAGGCTCTGTTGAGGCTATCTTTAACGCTATCGATAAGTTCTTTAACCAATCTGTTCGCTTGGTATCCTATACTATCGATGCGGTGACAGATGGAATTGATGCCCAAGCTCGGGTCTTGGTCACTGTTGAAAACAGAGATACAGAAACCATCTTTAACGCAGCAGGTCTTGATTTCGATGTGTTGAAGGCTTCGGCTATTGCCTACATCAATGCGAATGCCTTTGTTCAAAAAGAGAATGCTGGTGAGATGGGACGTAGCGTTTCCTATCGCGATATGCCTAGTGTGTAA
- a CDS encoding MmcQ/YjbR family DNA-binding protein, translated as MFEIFKSYQLNQEKAYDYGFVENRGVWTYSCQILQGDFIMTVSITTDNVSFQVFDQETGDLYPQVHMESFKGSFVASVRETCLEILYQIRKACFEVQDFICPQTKRIMVQVQEKYGNQLEYLWEKSPDTAVLRHEGNQKWYAVLMKISWDKLEKGREGQVEAVNLKHDQVADLLLNKGIYPAFHMNKRYWISVALDDTLSDEEVLELIERSWNLTTKK; from the coding sequence ATGTTTGAAATTTTTAAATCCTATCAGTTGAATCAAGAAAAGGCTTATGATTATGGTTTTGTAGAAAATAGGGGAGTTTGGACCTATAGTTGCCAGATTTTGCAGGGTGATTTTATCATGACTGTGTCCATCACTACTGATAATGTGAGTTTTCAAGTCTTTGACCAGGAGACTGGTGATCTCTATCCTCAAGTCCATATGGAAAGTTTTAAAGGAAGTTTTGTTGCAAGTGTCCGTGAGACTTGTTTGGAGATTCTTTACCAGATTCGGAAGGCTTGTTTTGAGGTACAGGATTTTATCTGTCCTCAGACTAAGCGTATCATGGTTCAGGTTCAGGAAAAGTATGGAAATCAGTTGGAGTATTTGTGGGAGAAATCGCCTGATACAGCAGTGTTAAGACACGAAGGCAATCAAAAGTGGTATGCCGTCTTGATGAAAATTTCTTGGGATAAGTTGGAAAAGGGAAGAGAGGGGCAAGTGGAAGCAGTCAACCTCAAACATGATCAAGTAGCTGATTTACTTTTAAATAAAGGTATTTATCCAGCTTTTCATATGAACAAACGATACTGGATTAGTGTGGCGCTTGATGATACTTTATCAGATGAAGAAGTACTGGAATTGATAGAAAGAAGCTGGAATTTAACCACTAAAAAATGA
- a CDS encoding copper homeostasis protein CutC, with amino-acid sequence MIYEFCAENVTLLEKAMQAGARRIELCDNLAVGGTTPSYGVTKAAVELAANYDTTIMTMIRPRGGDFVYNDLEIAIMLEDIRLTAQTGSQGVVFGALTADKKLDKPNLEKLITASKGMEIVFHMAFDELSDEDQLEAIDWLSRAGVTRILTRAGVSGDSLEKRFAHYHRILEHAKGKIEILPGGGIDLDNRQTFIDQLGVTQLHGTKVVF; translated from the coding sequence AATGTGACCTTGCTTGAAAAAGCGATGCAGGCTGGAGCTCGTCGAATTGAACTCTGTGATAATCTAGCAGTGGGAGGAACAACACCAAGCTATGGAGTGACCAAGGCAGCGGTTGAATTGGCAGCTAACTACGATACGACCATCATGACCATGATTCGTCCACGTGGTGGAGACTTTGTCTACAATGACCTAGAAATTGCTATTATGCTAGAAGACATTCGTTTAACTGCTCAGACTGGAAGTCAAGGGGTTGTATTTGGAGCTTTAACTGCTGATAAGAAGTTGGATAAACCTAATCTTGAAAAGTTAATTACTGCATCAAAAGGAATGGAAATTGTCTTCCACATGGCCTTTGATGAATTGAGTGATGAGGATCAACTGGAAGCTATTGACTGGCTTAGTCGAGCTGGTGTCACTCGAATCCTGACTCGTGCGGGTGTATCTGGCGATTCACTAGAAAAACGTTTTGCTCACTATCACAGAATTTTAGAGCACGCTAAAGGTAAGATTGAAATTCTACCAGGTGGGGGGATTGACCTTGACAACCGTCAAACCTTTATTGACCAGCTGGGCGTGACACAATTGCACGGAACTAAGGTTGTCTTTTAA